In Streptomyces sannanensis, the DNA window CTCCACCGGCGGAACGGGGATGCCGGTGGCGACCAGTGCCTTTCCCTTGGACCAGGCGATGACGTCGGCGGGCATGGCCTCGATCCGGGAGGTGGGATTGGAGATCGGGAAGATGATCGGCCGCTCGGTGCCCTCGGACATGGCCTCGACGACCTCGCGTGTGAACGCCCCGTGCACGGTGGAAGTGCCCAGCAGGATCGTGGGTTTGACCTGGCGCACTGTTTCCGGCAACGAGATCGTGCCGTCGTCCCTCCTCCAGTCTGCGACCTCGGCATGATCGCGCGCGTAGGGCTGCTGGAAGTCACGCAGGTCGCCCATGTCCCGGGTGAGCAGCCCCTGCTTGTCGATCAGCCACACTTGTGCGGTGGCCTGCTCCGGATCCGCGCCGTCGCGGATCATGGCGTCGCGCAGCTGGTCGGCGATGCCCACCCCCGCGGTGCCGGCCCCGAAGACGACCAGCCTCTGGTCCCTCATCCGCACACCGCTCACTTTGACGGCCGACAGCGCGGCAGCAAGCGTGATGGCGCCCGTCCCCTGCATGTCGTCGTTGAAGATCCGGTAGCGTCCGCCGTACTGCTCCAGGATCCGTCGCGCGTTGCTGGGACCGAAGTCCTCGAAGTGCAGCAACGCGTTGGGGAACATGGACGATGCAGTCTCCAGGTACTTCTCCATGAACGCGTCGTAGTCGGCGCCGCGGGCGCGAGGGTGCCGGTTGCCCAGGTACAGCGGGTCGTCCAACAGCGACTTTCGGTCCGTGCCCACATCCAGCGACACGGGCACAACCCGGCCCGGGTCCACGCCGGCAGCCGCCGTGTAAACCGCCAGCTTGCCGACCGATATCTGGATTCCTCCGACGCCCCAGTCACCGATGCCCAGGATCTCCTCCGCGTCGGTG includes these proteins:
- a CDS encoding NAD-dependent malic enzyme, which encodes MSESHTRTPASPAVLVDPLRNRGVAFTQEEREALGLTGRLPSGVLTLDQQAQRAYQQLNAQGSDLAKNVYLEQLHDRNETLYFKVLSEHLAELLPIVYDPTVGEAIERYSHEYRRPRGIFLSIDQPDDMEKAFATLELGPEDVDLIVCTDAEEILGIGDWGVGGIQISVGKLAVYTAAAGVDPGRVVPVSLDVGTDRKSLLDDPLYLGNRHPRARGADYDAFMEKYLETASSMFPNALLHFEDFGPSNARRILEQYGGRYRIFNDDMQGTGAITLAAALSAVKVSGVRMRDQRLVVFGAGTAGVGIADQLRDAMIRDGADPEQATAQVWLIDKQGLLTRDMGDLRDFQQPYARDHAEVADWRRDDGTISLPETVRQVKPTILLGTSTVHGAFTREVVEAMSEGTERPIIFPISNPTSRIEAMPADVIAWSKGKALVATGIPVPPVEYDGVTYRIGQANNALLYPGLGLGTIVSGASQVTAGMLLAAARAVAGQVDATGPGASLLPPVENLRESSAITATAVVEAALDEGVATCKPTEPAEAVREAMWQPGYTGGATS